Proteins encoded by one window of Conger conger chromosome 1, fConCon1.1, whole genome shotgun sequence:
- the dcst1 gene encoding E3 ubiquitin-protein ligase DCST1, whose translation MIQASRVKQRRKTPHTTIERISSRILPALAHTFVFSKPKEFRLPRLCVGAIFGAVSGVGLCAVGGALSTYFRCAVLLMFPSMLGSRGRAYIMLIVMYGLYQGPISNIYNNVQDVAFSMGCNIELQIQHSKVMWKVVIDPFMQVMQSIVDDKGKFQDEAKNITRNFQSIREEVMGEYGYNSLNQESALKGKSTQELFVAKTVLRCESIVEQGIDRCRDWFHAKWQDCMDTVKAPVISHLLCAPMHFHFLCDVMRVMTPWCKEEIPVEGNFGQTYDKINSSINSLGQDFSTSLSLQKTEQQSLLGVEVLQEEFTQELRKSFEEKKVFVEQVLEVFQVLLSCTFILIFYSAFDYARQYCQAIRFDNKYITTYFRQIDARRKKAGKRYLLPLKKAERGNFIYPWSLSIHPSELKPVTLGLLKVCGLALFIGIILATDWILYHIFDIIRRHSFTEYSFTSSHQIEVNVGGHSMLATLLRKTIGAFNTSSNIDLMSSNRNCLPQPRALSWEEYLWATGPVLMMAVMCCVQVYSNRLRRVICAFHFPKREKRRALFLYNLQIQRRISYLDTQRRRLMKRGRPQRSVLPIISWMFGRLGFKLQWCCVCGERQRGNHGVECSVQGCQVAYCLQCWRDLGRVCFACTSYTQYDIDKSDSDSDTYPE comes from the exons ATGATTCAGGCAAGCAGGGTCAAACAACGTCGAAAAACGCCTCACACCA CTATAGAGAGGATAAGTTCGCGGATTCTCCCGGCTTTAGCACACACATTTGTCTTTAGCAAGCCAAAAGAGTTCCGCCTACCTCGGCTATGCGTCGGTGCAATTTTCGGAGCTGTCAGCGGTGTCG GTTTGTGCGCTGTGGGTGGGGCACTCTCCACTTACTTCCGTTGTGCAGTCCTCCTGATGTTTCCCAGTATGCTTGGGTCCCGGGGTCGAGCCTATATAATGCTTATTGTCATGTATGGCCTCTACCAAG GGCCAATCTCCAATATCTACAACAATGTGCAGGATGTGGCCTTCTCCATGGGCTGCAACATTGAGCTGCAGATCCAGCACAGCAAGGTTATGTGGAAGGTGGTGATTGATCCCTTCATGCAAGTGATGCAAAGTATTGTG GATGACAAAGGGAAGTTCCAGGATGAGGCAAAGAATATTACCAGGAACTTCCAGAGCATCAGAGAGGAGGTGATGGGGGAGTATGGGTACAACAGCCTCAACCAGGAATCTGCTCTGAAGGGCAAGAGCACCCAAGAGCTTTTTGTTGCCAAGACTGTCCTGCGATGTGAAT CTATTGTCGAGCAGGGGATCGATCGCTGTCGGGACTGGTTCCACGCCAAGTGGCAGGACTGCATGGACACAGTCAAGGCCCCTGTGATCAGCCACTTGCTATGTGCACCGATGCATTTTCACTTTCTTTGTGATGTCATGAGAG TTATGACACCTTGGTGCAAAGAAGAGATTCCTGTGGAGGGTAACTTTGGACAAACCTACGACAAGATTAACAGCTCTATCAACAGCCTGGGGCAGGACTTCAGCACA AGCCTGTCTCTGCAGAAGACAGAGCAGCAGTCTTTGCTCGGGGTGGAGGTATTACAGGAGGAGTTCACACAGGAGCTGCGTAAAAGCTTTGAGGAGAAGAAGGTCTTTGTGGAACAGGTGCTGGAGGTGTTCCAGGTCCTTCTCTCCTGTACCTTTATCTTGATCTTTTACTC GGCGTTTGATTATGCCAGACAATACTGCCAAGCCATTCGCTTTGACAACAAGTACATAACCACGTACTTCAGACAGATTGATGCCCGTAGGAAGAAGGCG GGCAAGCGGTATCTCTTACCACTGAAGAAAGCCGAACGTGGCAATTTCATATACCCATGGAGTCTGTCCATACACCCCAGCGAGCTCAAGCCTGTA ACTCTAGGCTTGCTGAAGGTTTGTGGTCTGGCCCTCTTCATTGGAATTATATTGGCCACCGACTGGATCCTTTACCACATCTTTGACATCATCCGCAGGCACTCATTTACTGAGTACTCCTTCACCA GCAGTCATCAAATTGAAGTCAACGTTGGTGGACATTCTATGCTAGCAACTCTCCTGAGGAAAACCATTGGCGCCTTTAACACCTCCTCCAACATAGACTTGATGTCCAGCAATCGCA ACTGCCTGCCTCAGCCCCGGGCCCTCAGCTGGGAGGAGTACCTGTGGGCGACAGGCCCTGTGCTAATGATGGCCGTTatgtgctgtgtgcaggtgtacagcAATCGCCTGCGCAGGGTCATCTGTGCCTTTCACTTTCCCAAG CGGGAGAAGAGGCGGGCTCTGTTCCTGTACAACCTGCAGATACAGCGGCGGATCTCATACCTGGACACTCAGCGCAGACGTCTGATGAAGCGCGGGAGGCCACAGAGGagc gtgcTGCCCATCATTTCCTGGATGTTTGGGAGACTAGGCTTTAAGCTTCAgtggtgttgtgtttgtggGGAGCGACAGAGAGGGAACCACGGTGTGGAGTGCAGTGTTCAGGGTTGCCAGGTGGCCTACTGTCTGCAGTGCTGGAGAGACCTGGGCAGGGTCTGCTTTGCCTGCACCTCCTATACTCAGTATGACATTGACAAGAGCGACAGTGACTCAGATACCTATCCAGAATAA
- the dcst2 gene encoding DC-STAMP domain-containing protein 2 has translation MIQNGSTGTGWPYTSRTVGRRRNVKGRKSGQSHDSPLIEAVRSLGAFLFGLFLATLYGMTALFLQNYGVWYCLITTVTIAGFIAFGMGLSVRVRSNVMLMLPMLCSMKGQKVLLFLIFSLVVQGPIANMLENFDRAAGSVACGAELAMNQTRQLMERARAPLLPVLNKIKQISRNTYAVAGRVQNLIQALTESVRHVARTLRNVLHFLVNIGEVCNDKLGTPYRKCNMLFDEARDNCMELLSVFSFLCHVVDGFRPLCGLARVLQLFCVIPKYIASHMKTRLAASTIAAFEQMKREFEFNISASIHFDTQLNSSQSLQQVAQGIMKEVSADLNRIQEFMGLLGYVGLFLLLLMYLQAVLYKSRFLRQDDFDNIYITEQFVQIDLMRSRQGKPTVLPLTDKEDLIYIRPCSLTLTPRESQRAAVSSVSILRHVAMGCLVVLLDLVVFWVFDVVQHLAQGEIVARAPIVVAVQVNGSGYASDIFKDLVASFEILQKSNITVLSKKCMMLPSEPDYYGYLIIGFLYGLSFFVAMAGSYSSRLQRFICASYYPKRERERIFFLYNRILTQRTSLRKALLRSVAQSRADEVHGNLLQMLAACLPAGSCISKLFKAPEVHCMACGKLAKGREDPNMFACITPQCKGLFCHPCLHSMDDVCAVCMGPMMYREDCEEELDSSDDEQLGLWTAALRNMGPSSQSSGARTVLKGRIREALRRRPRTNGGRSQAAANERARLVDTDGGNDTSSDISTQSDTDHSEPDMAYQDKPAMDNSSSSDHDPQLFLDVCARKAQEIQAEARSFSSSPGSSLSQEEELHSITIDPLVQRPPAEKITPQEL, from the exons ATGATCCAAAATGGAAGCACTGGGACGGGCTGGCCTTACACGTCCCGAACTGTGGGAAGGAGACGTAATGTTAAAGGACGAAAGTCAGGGCAGTCGCACGATTCCCCACTTATTGAGGCGGTGCGCAGTCTTGGCGCATTCCTGTTTGGGCTGTTTCTAGCCACCTTGTACGGAATGACAGCTCTATTCTTGCAGAACTATGGGGTATGGTACTGCCTGATCACTACAGTTACCATTGCCGGTTTCATTGCATTCGGCATGGGCCTCTCCGTCCGCGTCCGTTCGAATGTGATGCTCATGCTACCGATGCTCTGCTCCA TGAAGGGACAAAAGGTCCTGTTATTCCTGATCTTTTCCCTGGTGGTCCAGGGGCCCATAGCcaacatgttggagaactttgACCGTGCTGCAGGCAGCGTGGCTTGCGGGGCTGAACTGGCCATGAATCAGACCCGTCAGCTGATGGAGCGAGCCCGAGCACCACTGCTTC ctgtgctgaataAGATAAAGCAGATTAGCAGGAACACCTATGCGGTTGCAGGGAGGGTGCAGAACCTCATACAGGCTTTAACAGAGTCAGTGAGACACGTGG CTCGTACCCTGAGGAACGTCCTCCACTTCCTGGTCAACATTGGAGAGGTGTGCAATGACAAGTTGGGTACCCCCTACAGGAAGTGCAACATGTTATTTGATGAGGCCCGTGACAACTGCATGGAACTCCTGTCTGTGTTCTCCTTCCTCTGCCATGTGGTGGATGGCTTTCGCCCACTTTGTGGTCTTGCTCGGG tGCTCCAGTTGTTCTGTGTAATACCTAAATATATAGCAAGCCATATGAAGACCAGACTGGCTGCCT CAACTATTGCTGCATTTGAGCAGATGAAGCGGGAGTTTGAGTTCAACATCTCAGCCTCCATACACTTTGACACGCAACTCAACAGCAGCCAGTCTCTACAACAGGTGGCCCAGGGAATCATGAAGGAGGTCTCTGCGGACCTTAATCGCATCCAGGAGTTCATGGGGCTGCTGGGATATGTAGGCTTGTTCCTCTTGCTGCTCATGTACCTGCA GGCTGTCCTGTACAAAAGCAGGTTCCTCCGTCAGGATGACTTTGACAACATCTACATCACTGAACAGTTTGTGCAGATAGACCTTATGAGATCCAGGCAAGGGAAACCAACTGTGCTGCCACTCACAGACAAAGAGGACCTCATCTACATCAGACCGT GTTCTCTGACCCTGACGCCCAGAGAGAGTCAGCGAGCGGCTGTCAGTTCAGTATCTATCCTCAGGCATGTTGCCATGGGCTGCCTGGTGGTTCTGCTGGACCTCGTTGTCTTCTGGGTGTTTGATGTAGTGCAGCACCTGGCCCAGGGGGAGATTGTAGCCAGAG CCCCTATTGTGGTTGCAGTGCAAGTGAATGGTTCAGGCTATGCCTCAGACATCTTCAAGGATCTTGTGGCGTCTTTTGAAATCCTGCAGAAAAGCAATATTACTGTTCTTAGTAAAAAGTGCATGATGTTGCCCTCTGAACCGGATTACTATGGCTACCTCATTATAG GATTCCTTTATGGTCTCTCCTTCTTTGTTGCAATGGCTGGTAGCTACAGCAGCCGTTTACAGAGGTTTATCTGTGCCAGTTACTACCCCAAACGTGAACGA GAGAGGATCTTCTTCCTGTACAACCGCATTCTCACCCAGCGTACGTCCCTAAGGAAGGCATTGCTACGGTCTGTGGCCCAGAGCAGGGCTGACGAGGTGCACGGCAACCTACTGCAAATGCTAGCAGCCTG CCTTCCTGCTGGGTCCTGCATCTCAAAACTCTTTAAGGCCCCTGAGGTTCACTGCATGGCCTGTGGAAAGCTGGCGAAAGGGAGGGAGGACCCCAATATGTTCGCCTGCATCACACCGCAATGCAAAG GCCTGTTCTGCCACCCCTGTCTCCACAGCATGGACGATGTGTGTGCCGTCTGCATGGGCCCCATGATGTACCGGGAGGACTGCGAGGAGGAGCT AGACTCCAGCGATGATGAGCAGCTGGGCTTGTGGACAGCAGCCCTGAGGAACATGGGCCCCAGCAGTCAGAGCAGCGGGGCCAGGACAGTGCTGAAGGGCCGGATCCGAGAGGCTCTCAGGAGGAGGCCCCGGACCAACggtgggaggagccaggcaGCAGCCAATGAGAGAGCGAGGCTGGTGGACACAGATGGAGGCAATGACACAAGCAGTGACATCAGTACACAGAGCGACACTGACCACAG CGAGCCAGACATGGCATACCAGGACAAGCCTGCTATGGACAACTCTAGCTCCAGCGACCACGACCCCCAGCTGTTTCTGGATGTGTGCGCCAGGAAAGCCCAGGAGATCCAGGCAGAGGCCAGGAGCTTTTCCTCCTCCCCAGGAAGCAGTCTGTCCCAGGAAGAGGAGCTGCACTCCATCACCATAGACCCCCTAGTACAGCGGCCCCCTGCTGAGAAGATCACACCACAGGAGCTTTGA